atctagaaaatctaaccatctgcaggatataaaaaaaagaacaataagatgctaccactgcaataaaGAAGGGTATGTAaaagataactgccctaaattgaagaacaaggacaaaggcaaggacaagaagcacACCTAAACAAACAAATACAAGACCCTTAAGGCGACGTGGAATGAAACGTCGTCTGAATCAGAGGTCGAAGCCTTTTAcggacttgcgttgatggcaagcCATCAAGAAGACGAACACAAAGCAAGCttatccgaaatgagcattgagagcatcgatgaagggggagctacatcaaaAGAAAgtagtagttcagggggagctatggatgacgggatcgacaaggtaagtcaggtacgatctcttccatctgataaattattcaaatttattaaattcctataaaaaaattgttgtaagttagaaaaagaaattatagATTTGAAAATACGGTTATCCAAAGCATATCCACTAGAATTATgtgataatttgaaaatagaaaatgacaaattgaaaaCAGAGATAGAATATTTGATAAATCATGTATgcttatataataaaaatattaggaaatataatcatttgaactggtattttaattaccacaaggggcaaattaggaaaatttctcagaaaaatattcttaaaagatttttaattaatccagttggaagaaacctatattgggttccaaaatcttttataaattaaactttaattagactcagggctttcagtgagaaaattaaatgtttaatttcattaaaagactttgtctagaaaatggttgttgctccaataactaagaaggcctagtgcctcgtcacagcctggaagccaattaatgaaataaaatatttaattgactgacTGTTAAGTATTTAGAAATGCATTAAATTGTTTttcaattagaattttttttaatagttaaaagaaccccaattttaatgtgatcaaaagaggAGTAGGGAAgaacaagtttgacttgacttataaatttcacttagaaatttgTTTTTACTTGCAAGTCTCACTTAGAAAATTAAGCTTTTttgttaaaacttattttttttacccttagatttttttgatACCCtaatttttatatgatcaaagggggagaagggaagattaaatcTGGGGAGATAATAgttcaattcaaattttaaatttgaaaatctttttgcaCATTAATAgttcaattcaaaatttaaatttgaaaatatttttgcactttaatgcataattgtaattttattatctttactttatgattgatttaccctaacttaatttgggttgctcatatcaaaaatgagaaagattgttggaaccccaatgttatttttggtgtgatcaaccaagttaggttagaccctgttatgttttgatccctgtgtctaagtgtgtaagagcttaggagcatagaaaatcgagcggaagatgcagccagcgagaaggacgacacgggagataaccaacaggctcggtgcgtatgagggacgaggtgctgcggaagagtacactggtggacgagaaggacgcacGCGGCAGTTCGAGGGACGAaaagtcggggaggaaggctactTGAGGAGAAGACCGAAAATTAGGTTCAGGTAAGCCCTATTCCATTGGCCGAAATCACCAAGGAGATCGTAGCAGCACAGGAGTGAAATGGGCCTGCAAGTgctactggaggcgccttcaaaggctgttgaaggcgcctctgtgCCTTCTGTGGAAGACGTCTTCTATGGCTGGAagacgccttcgatgaacagtgccaAGACACCTTCTAtagccatggaggcgccttcgacctgACAATTTTGGCCGTTGTggaaaggataaaattttatcctttggcatcattggaggcgccttccagccctctGGAAGACGCCTTCAGCCTGCAGATAAATTTTCTAGGGTCTATAAAAAGGCCTCTGGATTTAAGAAAGATGTAACAACTTCGGTATTCAGTTTCCTAGTCATTTATGAGCTTTTACTGTGTATAAAAGATTTCTCTGCCTTAAGCGAAGAAGATTTTTAGTGAGTTTTCACCTGCCTTGAATTAACAAATATCTAGGTTGTAATAAAGTAAATAGTGaccttttacttatttcttttaagttgttaattttgttttagttattttattaatttgagTTGCAAGTCGAGAAAGATGTTTATTTTAGTGTTTCagacaactcaaccctctccGGTCAATCTACCCGGACCGACATATTTTACAGTCCAAAATATGGATTATAAAGATTGATTGGTTGATTTAGATAGACCTTACTTGTTAAATAGATAAAGTCTATTCAAATCAACTAATAAATATAATGGTCCATCTTCTGACTTCTTTTATTTGAATGATCTCACTTGTTAAATAGGTAGGATTTATTCAAATCAATCAATGAATATAATAGTCCATACGATTCAAAGGATTTGCTCTCATACTATTTATCGTGCCAAGCCCAATTTTCAAGCAACGTAATCCCAATTTTCCAGCAACGTAATCTGTTTATCGAGCGTCGTTTTCTCCTCTCCACCAACGCCGCCCGCGCCGCCATTATCTCCAATCCTCTTGGTCCGTCAGCCAAAATCGGAAGACTGACCCTATCATCCGCCGGCCAAGATAAATGAACTGACCTCCAAATACGTTTGAACCCGGACGATGACAAACGTGAGAGTTATCtccaacataaaatatttgaCAAGTTACTATAAAGGTAGTAAAGAGAAAAGTTCAGTCCCCCTTGAAGTAGTATGATGGTTGAGCCATGCGTTATtctcatataaaattttatagttaaaatatGATGCATTTGaacatattttttttcatatcttgATCACCTATATTACTAGTTAGTAGTCTTTTATGATTTACCTTTTACTTTTTCTATATTAATCTTTTACTTGTTCTATATTAATCTAGTGACGGTTTAATAGAACTACTAGGAAAAACTAATTGAGTTTTTTTGCCGCACGTGAAGGGAAAAGTTTAAATATATTAAGATTGAGTAAAAGCTCTTAAATGCTGACAAATAAGAAAGTTCACTTTGAGGGAACAGCTGAAGAAAATAAACAAAGGTTTACTAGATACTTCGAGGATGGAGAAGTCAAAATTCATAGAGGATTTTATCAATTTAAACTTCTGTTGAACCAGTGTGGAGATAATCGTTAGGAGGCCATTAATATACCATTATCACTTTTTTTAATggaaaagtttgatttaaatTGACAAGTCCTAATAATTGAAAGAGAATCCAATACCATAGGtgatttataaattataattaatttagtcCTACTTAATTActaattttaaagtaaaaaaatataatttaaaatataaatattcaaATATATACAATTGTCTTATATAACATGACAAAATCTACATTCTGTAGTTCAGTTCAATAGATAAATTAGGGAAGAAAGTTAtcgtatataaaaaaattatctctaaataaaaaatttctaactatttcttcttcttcctctctacgtGCCTCTTTTAGTTTTAGTAAGGTCGTAGGATTCGTTCCTATGCTCTAGGTTGTTCGGTACTTGATTTATCTACTTTCGTCTAGTTGTGGGCCGACGACGAGGGAATTTAGTTTCAGTAGTTTGGCCTGAAGGGCCGATAGACCTTGAGATCGGTTAAAATTCCGGCGATGGACCCAATTGCTGCGGCGACCGAGATGACACAACAGGCCAAGCTCAGCAGTTGCAGGCACACCCACCTTGTGCTCCAACTGGGGATCTTCTTCTGCGCGATGTACATCTCCACCGGGAAGTAGACGGTGAGCGGCCAGAATCCGACGGCGCCGAGGAGGCCGACGACGTCGTTGAAGAAGGGGAGGAGCATCGAGATGATGGTCGTCGCCACCACGAAGACGGAGCGCCACAAGAGGCGGAAGAGGCTGAGCTTGTAGGAGCCCAGCGCGATCTCCTTGGAGAAGAAGGCAGCCTCCGGCCACGTCTTGGCCGTCCACTTCTCGATGAAGGAGAACAGAGGCTGGCAAAACACCTGGTAGGCGCCGACGAGGTGGACGACGATGGCGGCGTTGGCGATGTCGAGGAGCCAGAAGGGGTTGTAGAAGCCGAAACCGGTGAGCAAGTTGCCCGGCGCCTCGTCGCCGAACGCGCCGTAGCCCATGGTGCCGCACAGCATGTAGAACAAGGTGGTCGCGCAGATGCTCAGCATCGAGGCCTTCTTCATCACCACCGCCTCCGACGGCGGCGGACTTTTGATGGTGTCCTGAACGATCGAGGCATCAATCGGTACACCGAACGAGCAAATTAACATCTCCGATCAGTTCCCGAAACTTACTTGGATCTCTACGAGGATGATGGAGAAGGAGTAAGCGAAGGCAATGTCGCCGAAGGCCTGGAGGATGCGCCACGCCTTCTGCATCTCCGTCACATCGCCGACGCGGATTCCGGTGAGGTTTCCTTTGAATCGCTTATTCTCTGTTCGCAATCAGAGCAGAACACAGAGCAGTAAGCAGAGAACAGAGAGAGGTAGGTCGTCGCCCAACATCGTGCACTACTTACCTACGACCTGGACGATGCCGAGGGCGAGGCCGATAGTGGAGTAGGTGAAGGACATGACGGCGGCGACGATGGAGAGCCACCAGATCTCATCGAAGCCGGGAATCTGCGACAGGAAGATCTGTACGACGCCGAAGATGATCATGTAGGGATTGCTGTTGGTGCGGCAAGGATCGCTGTGGCCGTGCTCGTGGAAACAGTTCGATCTCTCGATTGCCCTGCTCCATGAACAGAGGAATTAGTCAGAGATGGAAATGTTCTTGTTCGGAGAAAACGGCGGCGAGCTTTTTGAGCTCCGCTTACGTCATGCTAATGGAGGAAGCGATGGTGTAACCGATGGCGACGCCGAAGAGGTTGGCGTACTGGATGAAGCCGCAGAGCTTGACCTTGCCGCCACCTGTTGCCGTCAACGCAGGTTACGCAGTCCATGAGATCGGAGCTTGCGTCGGATGGAGATCAGAGAGGGAGGCGAACTAACCGAGGAAAGCGCGGACGGCGTCGGTGTAGCTTCTGTTGCGGTTGCCGAAGAGGGGGTCGCCAGAGCGGTAGCAGTCGGCGAGGAGGGCGGCCGTGTAGTAGGTGACGAAGGAGAAGAGCAGCATGACGGTCGGGCCGATGATCCAGCCGAGCTGCGCGATGGCCCAGGACAACGAGAGCACGCCGGAGCCGATCACCGCTGTAACGATGTGCGCGGTCGCCGTCCACACCGTCCCTGAAACAGGCAACGCAGGCTACGAGTTAGGACGAGCGACGCGTTCGTGGTTTGATTCGTAACGCACCGGTTCTTTTGATGCGGCCATCGTCATCGTAACAATCGGAGCTCCCCGCCGACGACGGGTGACCCTGGTCGTTATCCGGCGAAACTTCCATCGCACTGGATTCTGCTTTTTGCCCTGAGCTACCTGGCGACGGATGAAAAGGAGGTCTTCGCCTTTGGTCAACGTGCAGTCTTCTTCCTAGGAAAAGAAAGGAAGTCAACTTAAGGAAACCCGGGCAGCCAATGAATCTATTTGCAGATAAAAAGGTTGACTTTTGTCAGCCACGGGCTAATTTCAGAAGTTAACGacatttattatttatatgcTCGCAATCAGACCGGTCGAACCAGACCGGTTTCATTCGGTAAAGCTTAAACCGGCCCGGTCGGATTGCCATCTCCATTCTCCACCGTTCTCTCGCTCCGCCTTCCCACGCCACTTCTTGCGGCCGCTGCTCGCTCGCTCGCTCGCTCGCGTCCGCCTGAGCACCTCCGGCCGCCGCCTTCAGCGGTCGTCGCAATTGGATCGGTAGCTGAACAGCTCGCGTCGATCCACCTCTTCCCTATTAGCATGGCGAAGCTCTccggcctcctcctcctcctcctgctcCCCCTGTGCTTGGATTCCCTATTAGCAGTTGAATCTCGTGATCTGCTCTCGCGCCAGCTTCATGATAGCAACGCCTACCTCACAAAAGAGGAACACTGGTTCGATCAGACGCTGGATCACTTCTCCCCCACGGTTTGAGGCTCACTTCTTTCTGTTTCATCGAATCCATATTataattgcattttttttttctaaccatGACGTCTGTGCCTTAATTTATGTTCTATATGGTTTCTCGCTTTGTTCTCTCCACCTTCCAGCGCCTTTTGCCCTCTGATTTTTACAAAGTTTCTTTGGTGCCCGTGCAGGATCATCGTAAATTTGGGCAGCGATTTTATGAATATGTTGATTTTTTCGAAGTTGCGAAAGGGCCAATCTTTCTTAAAATTTGCGGTGAATCTGCTTGCAACGGGATCGTTAATGATTATTTATCTGTGAGTATGATGCTTCTTGCTATTTCCGATTCCTGAttatcctctttttttttttttttttcgttttctcCTTTCTTTTTCAACGAAATGGATCTCCAGCTCACCAGACCATGTGTATACAAATGTTAGTGGGAGAGTATCAAAGGGGTTCAGCGATGGAAGTGCATCTGTTGGAATTAGTGGTCGGTTCATTGTTATGCCATCTACACATTTTTTCTTGTACTATGCTGCCCTACACATTAATTCAGGTTTTTGGCTTCaggattttgattttgatgtcgTCCTCATTGCCTTAAAGACTCATTGTAGAGAGCTAGGACTGCAAATGAATGCATGTTTGAGATCAAGCTTGGTGTTCACTTTGATAAAACTCATTTATGCTCtttcaataataaaataatatagaaGACAAATAAGCTTGAATAGTGGTGAACTCAGTTTGTTAAcattcatgtggcaaaaggcaaaatcgctcgcccccagcgcccccgccgcacccgaccccaggccatcacgagggaggtaaatcacggcagCCGAGAGGGCAAGTggtggtggggtgagttgcacagagTATGGGGATTTACTCCCCGATAGCCCTGTGATTCGACCCCGtgacctcatgtggcaagcatGCCACCACTTACCATCTTGGATGACCCGTGGGGTCCAGTTTGTTAACATTCATGAACAAGGTTCATGAACAATTTATGAATAAACTTATGTATaacttatataaaatttaattataattttttttcataatttttttaattcaaactcTTAAAAGTAtagtaatttataaaactttacaATCTTAAATTATTCATAATATGTTAAAAATAAGGAAATAATATATGTTCCATGTAGTAGATAATGTTGTTAGTTGAGCGCTATAAAATGTCGAGCTCGGCTTGAGCTTGATAAGATTTTtgataaacaaacttgaacaaactcaatacgtaaataaataaatttgaacgcAGTAAAGTTTGGCTTGGATCGTTTACACCCCTATAGAGAGTCTCTTCCATTGAGCAAGGAAGGTTTTTGGTTTGCATACATGAAAGCTGTCCGCTCATGTTGCAATGCCAGAGTTATATAGGAGATGGATTTCAGCTGTCATACAAGGTGATGGTAGTGCATATAAGATACATTGGCATTCCTTATTAATTGAGGAAGGAGATCTAATATGCAGTTATAGGCATTTTGGTGTGAACGTTTGGAGTGTTTGAAGAAGTTGAATGAATGTGGCGGTCTATTATCATCCATGTCCAGATTTAGATTTTAATGGCACTTGCCCAACATGGTTATGTTTTAGTAGAATATGGGGAGACAGGGAAATGTTTCAAAGAAACATGAATGATTGGTTCGGTGTTGTTTACTTGTTTGTCAAACATTTTCTGTGGAAACaacctgttggtatgtcagtTGTGGTCTATGCTGCTGATTTTCCACAGCTTGAGTCACTGCCAGCATGTTGCATGTGTAAGTTTTTCTCTTGTTGGTTTAAACTTCAAATCAGTCTCATTTTAGACCTACATGTGTTAAAGTATTTTCTAGTGGCAATGTCCTTAGTGCCCaccattttcttttttttcttgagAAATCACGAAAATGGATTTATAACTATTATGAACAAATTATAATAGATGTATAAAATGTAAACTTATTGACACATGACTAGCACAGGATTATTGCAGGGTCATGTCAGAGGAACAATAGAGTTTGACAGATTTGCAATCTGGTTCGATGAAA
This window of the Zingiber officinale cultivar Zhangliang chromosome 3B, Zo_v1.1, whole genome shotgun sequence genome carries:
- the LOC121967108 gene encoding amino acid permease 3-like: MLICSFGVPIDASIVQDTIKSPPPSEAVVMKKASMLSICATTLFYMLCGTMGYGAFGDEAPGNLLTGFGFYNPFWLLDIANAAIVVHLVGAYQVFCQPLFSFIEKWTAKTWPEAAFFSKEIALGSYKLSLFRLLWRSVFVVATTIISMLLPFFNDVVGLLGAVGFWPLTVYFPVEMYIAQKKIPSWSTRWVCLQLLSLACCVISVAAAIGSIAGILTDLKVYRPFRPNY
- the LOC122055034 gene encoding amino acid permease 2-like translates to MEVSPDNDQGHPSSAGSSDCYDDDGRIKRTGTVWTATAHIVTAVIGSGVLSLSWAIAQLGWIIGPTVMLLFSFVTYYTAALLADCYRSGDPLFGNRNRSYTDAVRAFLGGGKVKLCGFIQYANLFGVAIGYTIASSISMTAIERSNCFHEHGHSDPCRTNSNPYMIIFGVVQIFLSQIPGFDEIWWLSIVAAVMSFTYSTIGLALGIVQVVENKRFKGNLTGIRVGDVTEMQKAWRILQAFGDIAFAYSFSIILVEIQVSFGN